In the genome of Colletotrichum lupini chromosome 8, complete sequence, one region contains:
- a CDS encoding autophagy-like protein 3, whose amino-acid sequence MADSAPATDAPVAIFKRRGAKGKANIRKRPATPPPVNSDSDSDYSSSEDEAGQRVKRRKTKAGAITASSKDIAKSKQDLSATVFTADRSVPISDSNDATKQSNWYDEDGKDALSSKNLLGSSRAVAKTSQAPDGTYKGLANQTSFITKNPDAPNKTVGPIKAPTNIRTITVTDFAPDVCKDYKQTGFCGFGDNCKYLHAREDYKQGWQLDKEWENVTKGKKNIAGTVVASADRTKADDDDDDEEAMLENIPFACIICREPYKAPIITRCGHYFCEPCALKRYRKDPTCAACGSGTNGVFNGASRLKKLLDRKRERAAKRRQEAIEAGEESKGNSSATQAPTSTMNLLYSTVNTLRDRYTPVSHKSTFRQTGQITPEEFVAAGDYLVYKFPTWSWGDADADSRRVSYLPPGKQFLVTRNVPCNRRLDDDFAGDAGHEEAVVEGGKSSGTGDDDEDGWLRTGGLASSQPLKVKEVRTVDDSGNVGDREVVEDDDEIPDMEDEDDDEAIIRDAGDNGKNSGRRTYTLYIMYSTYYRTPRLYLSGYSPNGQPLPPHAMMDDIVGDYKDKTVTLEDFPFFANNIKMASVHPCKHASVMKTMLDRADGALRIRREKLRAGKAVGGDQGMEGLVDELGKLDVKDVQAAADKDGEWEEVEQSEVDEQEVAIRVDQYLVVFLKFMASVTPGIEHDFTMGV is encoded by the exons ATGGCCGACAGCGCCCCAGCAACAGATGCGCCGGTGGCCATCTTCAAGCGGCGCGGCGCAAAGGGCAAAGCCAACATCCGCAAAAGACCCGCAACACCGCCGCCCGTGAACAGCGACTCCGACTCCGACTACTCATCCTCCGAAGACGAAGCAGGCCAGCGGGTCAAGAGGCGAAAGACAAAGGCAGGCGCCATCACGGCCTCGTCCAAGGACATCGCCAAGTCGAAACAAGACCTTTCCGCCACAGTATTTACCGCCGATCGCAGCGTGCCCATATCAGACTCCAACGATGCCACGAAACAAAGCAACTGGTACGACGAGGATGGCAAGGACGCTCTTTCATCAAAAAACCTACTAGGCAGCTCGCGAGCTGTCGCAAAGACATCGCAGGCCCCCGACGGAACATACAAGGGGCTGGCGAACCAGACTTCGTTCATCACGAAGAACCCAGACGCCCCAAACAAGACAGTTGGCCCCATCAAGGCGCCCACCAACATCAGGACAATCACAGTCACCGATTTCGCACCAGACGTTTGCAAAGAC TACAAACAAACCGGTTTCTGTGGCTTCGGCGATAACTGCAAGTACCTCCACGCCAGAGAAGACTATAAGCAAGGATGGCAGCTCGACAAGGAGTGGGAGAACGTCACAAAGGGGAAGAAGAACATTGCGGGAACCGTCGTTGCCAGCGCGGACCGCACCAAggccgacgacgatgatgacgacGAGGAGGCCATGTTGGAGAATATCCCGTTCGCCTGTATCATATGCAGGGAGCCTTACAAGGCGCCGATCATCACGAGGTGTGGTCACTACTTTTGCGAGCCTTGCGCGTTGAAGAGGTACAGGAAGGACCCCACATGCGCCGCGTGCGGGTCAGGGACGAACGGCGTCTTCAATGGTGCTTCGAGGTTGAAGAAGTTGCTGGATCGAAAGAGGGAGCGCGCAGCGAAGCGGCGGCAGGAGGCCATAGAAGCAGGGGAGGAA TCAAAGGGCAACTCATCAGCCACCCAGGC ACCGACGTCAACGATGAATCTTCTTTATTCGACCGTCAACACACTCCGCGACCGGTACACGCCGGTATCGCACAAGTCCACCTTCCGCCAGACGGGCCAAATCACCCCCGAAGAGTTCGTCGCCGCGGGCGACTACCTCGTCTACAAGTTCCCGACCTGGTCCTGGGGCGACGCCGACGCCGACAGCCGCCGCGTCAGCTACCTGCCTCCTGGGAAGCAGTTCCTCGTCACGCGCAACGTCCCCTGCAACCGCCGACTCGACGACGACTTCGCCGGCGATGCGGGCCACGAGGAGGCCGTTGTGGAGGGCGGCAAGAGCTCCGGGAccggcgacgacgatgaagacGGCTGGCTTCGCACGGGCGGGCTGGCGAGCTCGCAGCCGCTCAAGGTGAAGGAGGTGCGGACGGTGGACGACTCGGGAAATGTGGGAGACCGGGAGGTTGTGGAGGATGACGATGAGATTCCGGATATGGAGGATGAAGATGACGACGAGGCCATCATCCGCGATGCAGGAGACAATGGAAAGAACAG CGGCCGGCGGACATACACCCTCTACATCATGTACTCAACGTATTACCGCACACCCCGCCTATACCTCTCGGGCTACTCGCCCAACGGCCAGCCGCTACCGCCGCACGCCATGATGGACGACATTGTGGGCGACTACAAGGACAAGACGGTGACGCTCGAGGACTTCCCCTTCTTCGCCAACAACATCAAGATGGCGAGCGTGCACCCGTGCAAGCACGCGTCCGTGATGAAGACGATGCTCGACCGCGCCGACGGGGCCCTGCGCATCCGGCGCGAGAAGCTGCGCGCCGGCAAGGCCGTCGGTGGGGACCAGGGCATGGAGGGACTCGTTGACGAGCTGGGCAAGCTGGATGTCAAGGATGTTCAGGCCGCTGCCGATAAGGACGGCGAGTGGGAGGAGGTTGAGCAGAGCGAGGTTGACGAGCAGGAGGTTGCGATCCGGGTGGATCAGTATCTGGTTGTTTTCCTCAAG TTCATGGCCAGCGTCACGCCTGGTATCGAGCACGATTTCACAATGGGAGTATAG
- a CDS encoding PH domain-containing protein has translation MATSLAVDKPHLPPVEADMNDPFVSPPGPAHNRYSTYDSQSFSSSPGQAKRALQAHIADTERRLDEAGKLGTALVHQRKELAERLKEVEEQETEGELAPELRAKLADIEKEYNDVARETARAFLPKQRVPSNEAAGGSPYVPDGRIGRRSVSPSKFEKLEIQATGSPSKLSVPNRKVRNQPANRIHDIEFAAEISTSLIAQVRNLQSLLSEKDEELRDIKVDKSKLEIENENFQQRVKTLDESENRYKDENWNLETQIHDLIASQKDAADREKKLTQSLNVLQVEKNSAQKELDDAKVSLAKLAEEHERAVKHLDLDLTTAKRNAATAETERNALRRKVDDLMSQNTELAKAISVQRGRMSDRDFVRGVSDEDFETATDGFTPEHSPPPSPIKGTPRHAMLESETLKSSLLHAQRTIQSQKTVIHREKTEKLELKRLLQDTRDELEKLRTDAAPAPARRTRKVESREFKKPSRGLLGGHRSSRNEVYQDDNEWEEATEIGSPRTSPTLRSNSAVRRPGSRPGSSYRPQFTDVSDAFETANETSDAAFETANERGTETEDFQTGVEDFSGGDDTETETESPSKGRELRPQTLAMGGGRNSYDSTASTSADEDEEYIEYRTPTSQYNNQRMRVRLGRGLMNRRSRQVSEEPNFQSSPASAATGSATGTPQPTEGQSLFAELGELENSDAESIEETPSRARSATADSTSTPAVPTLSHDSVNTGSMTDPVKRAAAASRPLMVDSGMMTEPMIESPPLSPVSVVHDEKAESLGSMMAASQLARHLSQDDATDGVRSRPLSTLSYSDSGAQYDRDMEAKLAQFPMPPSSPQHFVLPPPPELSLSSIDTQDIEPVVEPVTPPPAPAPLTMTSLVSEIVEPVAEPEIPAPVLAFTSLVSEIVEPKAESPILPPTLSISTYLSEAVEPVAEPEVPPPVLSLSALHAHNLEPVAEPETPPPTLSLSALHAHNLEPVAEPEAPAPALSLSALHAYDLEPVAEPEIPPPALSLSALHAHNLEPVAEPEVVIPVPDLTLSALLSEHIEPKEEPETSRSLAAIPAPIPVPISAPAPTLTLSSIASENVEPREEPEVPVVVPTLSLSAIATEHVEPKAEPEVVLPAPTLSLSALYSHNLEPQAEPEVLPPALSLSSIVAEDVEPKAEPEIIPEVPALSFSSIAAENIEPKAEPEVIVPAPVLSLTSISSENIEPKAEPAPALTMSSISFANIEPIAEPAVLPPLPPALTLSSISSENIEPKAEPEVPAPPPALLAYSAISSEHVEPRAAPQPVLDFSSVLSQHVEPTIAPETAAPKHNFGFSTIESIETQPISPRSPKRDAFILPRDMDSPFDEKDAPRTPSKNALMSSVFGRGKNKASDSLIIAEDDTRQSPSDERLSETPESQRPFKEISTNATGRPAPKVIVPMSDSGAQTSLTADAIDEMLLAKTKATSDKSLSSFGTPSTPGTVRIRRPSHDSLSSFSTENKMDTAFRRPGSANSNLAPTQPLPPLPPNHKEAIEAARTGSSHSAVMGPPLWPASAMRNQRPQTPNGAARPQSPLSISTSMKATPVARGTRAGSAYGTAEVHSPTKLSTMSRHSSVSSFVSEIDHRFNPQAELAAATGFGPNTDPRMIQAITQTMIGEYLWKYTRKAGRGEMSDNRHRRYFWVHPYTRTLYWSDRDPATAGRSELRGKSVPIEAVRVVTDDNPMPPGLHRKSLIVISPGRTIKFTCTTGQRHETWFNALSYLLLRTTDEGQSDVEEMAGAITQADVDEFNPQFGRRTNSTARPRPPPSLSSYNSRTTRNQSPAVDMSMNVPTLTPNKHSIAQAQRPTMAGRISGYFGTFSSLRSRSAAAPTPSIYEASEVHDSAEDLREIIERQDRDADRLENVRACCDGKHDVGTLHHHPKRGRPSGAHSHSHSHSQSGPSTSATPMSTDAPPSRKSPGPILLPVST, from the exons ATGGCTACCTCACTCGCCGTCGATAAACCCCATCTGCCGCCTGTTGAAGCGGATATGAATGATCCTTTCGTATCCCCGCCTGGCCCAGCCCACAATCGCTACTCTACCTACGACAGCCAATCCTTCAGCTCGTCGCCAGGCCAGGCGAAGCGCGCACTACAAGCACATATTGCAGATACTGAACGACGACTTGACGAAGCCGGAAAGCTAGGAACTGCACTGGTCCACCAGCGCAAGGAACTTGCAGAACGATTGAAGGAAGTGGAAGAGCAGGAGACAGAAGGCGAACTCGCTCCCGAGTTGCGCGCCAAGCTCGCCGATATCGAAAAGGAGTACAATGATGTTGCTCGAGAGACTGCCAGGGCTTTCTTGCCCAAGCAGAGAGTTCCCAGCAATGAAGCCGCTGGAGGCTCACCCTACGTCCCTGATGGAAGAATAGGAAGA CGCTCCGTCAGTCCATCCAAATTTGAGAAGCTCGAGATTCAGGCCACCGGATCGCCTAGTAAGCTCAGTGTCCCGAACCGCAAAGTTAGAAACCAGCCCGCCAATCGCATCCACGATATCGAATTTGCCGCCGAAATCAGCACATCCTTGATTGCCCAGGTTCGCAACCTTCAATCACTCCTATCCGAAAAGGATGAGGAGCTTCGCGACATCAAGGTCGACAAGTCCAAACTTGAAATCGAGAACGAGAACTTTCAACAACGCGTTAAGACTCTGGACGAAAGCGAGAATCGGTACAAGGACGAGAACTGGAACCTCGAGACTCAGATCCATGATTTGATCGCTTCGCAAAAGGACGCCGCGGATCGAGAGAAGAAGCTCACGCAAAGCCTCAATGTTCTCCAGGTGGAGAAGAACTCGGCGCAGAAGGAGCTTGATGATGCTAAAGTCTCACTTGCCAAGCTCGCCGAGGAGCATGAGCGAGCTGTGAAGCACCTGGACCTCGACTTGACCACCGCCAAGCGAAATGCGGCCACGGCGGAAACCGAGAGAAACGCCTTGCGAAGAAAGGTTGACGACTTGATGAGCCAGAACACGGAGCTCGCCAAGGCTATTTCAGTCCAGCGCGGCCGCATGTCCGATCGCGACTTTGTTCGTGGCGTTAGCGACGAGGACTTTGAGACTGCGACGGACGGTTTCACCCCCGAGCACTCACCGCCGCCATCGCCCATCAAGGGTACTCCTCGCCATGCTATGCTCGAGTCCGAGACTCTCAAGAGCTCTCTGTTGCATGCCCAGCGAACCATCCAGAGCCAAAAGACTGTCATTCACCGTGAAAAGACCGAGAAGCTCGAGCTTAAGCGACTCCTCCAGGACACGCGCGATGAGTTGGAGAAGCTTCGTACTGACGCCGCCCCGGCCCCTGCTCGTCGCACCCGCAAGGTTGAGTCGCGAGAGTTCAAGAAGCCGTCCCGCGGCTTGCTCGGCGGTCACCGTAGCAGCAGGAACGAGGTCTACCAGGACGACAACGAATGGGAAGAGGCCACTGAAATTGGTAGCCCGAGAACTTCACCCACCCTTCGCTCCAACTCCGCCGTCCGCAGACCCGGCAGCCGACCCGGTAGCAGCTACAGACCCCAATTCACCGACGTCAGTGACGCTTTCGAGACTGCCAACGAGACTAGCGACGCTGCCTTTGAGACTGCCAACGAGCGTGGCACGGAGACGGAGGACTTCCAGACCGGCGTGGAGGACTTCTCTGGAGGCGACGACACCGAGACTGAGACAGAAAGCCCGTCTAAGGGCCGTGAGCTGCGTCCCCAGACTCTTGCAATGGGAGGAGGCCGAAACTCGTACGACAGCACTGCGTCAACCTCAGCCGATGAGGATGAAGAGTACATCGAGTACAGGACGCCAACATCGCAGTACAACAACCAGCGCATGCGCGTCAGACTTGGACGAGGATTGATGAACCGCCGTTCTAGGCAGGTCAGCGAAGAGCCAAACTTCCAGAGCAGCCCCGCCAGTGCTGCTACAGGCAGCGCTACAGGAACACCACAGCCTACAGAGGGCCAAAGCTTGTTCGCAGAGCTCGGCGAGCTCGAGAACAGTGATGCTGAGAGCATTGAAGAGACACCAAGCCGTGCTAGATCCGCAACCGCCGATTCGACATCCACTCCGGCAGTGCCCACTCTGTCGCACGATTCAGTCAATACCGGTAGCATGACGGACCCTGTTAAGAGAGCGGCCGCAGCTTCGAGGCCCTTGATGGTCGACTCTGGTATGATGACAGAGCCCATGATTGAGTCGCCTCCGTTGTCCCCTGTTAGTGTTGTTCACGACGAGAAGGCCGAGTCCTTGGGATCTATGATGGCCGCCAGCCAGCTCGCCCGTCACTTGTCCCAAGATGATGCCACGGACGGAGTGCGCTCCAGACCGTTGTCTACGCTTTCGTACAGTGACTCTGGTGCTCAGTATGATCGGGATATGGAGGCTAAGCTGGCACAATTCCCAATGCCGCCATCTAGCCCGCAGCACTTTGTCCTGCCGCCGCCTCCCGAGCTCAGTTTGTCATCCATTGACACTCAGGATATCGAGCCAGTTGTTGAGCCCGTGACGCCACCTCCTGCTCCAGCTCCTCTGACCATGACATCTCTCGTGTCAGAAATCGTCGAGCCCGTTGCAGAGCCCGAGATTCCGGCTCCTGTCTTGGCCTTCACTTCGCTTGTCTCGGAGATTGTCGAGCCGAAGGCTGAATCCCCGATCCTGCCTCCGACCCTGAGTATCTCGACATATCTCTCAGAAGCGGTCGAGCCAGTGGCCGAACCTGAGGTGCCGCCTCCGGTCTTGAGTCTGTCGGCTCTTCATGCCCACAACCTTGAGCCCGTGGCCGAGCCCGAGACTCCCCCGCCGACGCTCTCACTGTCGGCCTTGCATGCTCATAACCTTGAGCCTGTTGCAGAGCCTGAGGCGCCAGCTCCTGCTCTTAGCCTGTCGGCGCTGCACGCCTACGACCTGGAGCCGGTAGCTGAGCCTGAGATTCCTCCTCCGGCTCTCAGCCTCTCTGCTTTGCACGCACACAACCTCGAACCCGTCGCGGAGCCGGAGGTCGTGATCCCGGTGCCAGACCTTACCTTGTCGGCTCTCTTGTCCGAGCACATTGAGCCCAAGGAGGAGCCTGAGACGTCCAGATCTCTCGCGGCGATCCCTGCTCCCATCCCCGTGCCAATCTCAGCACCGGCGCCAACCCTCACTCTATCGTCGATTGCGTCCGAGAACGTGGAGCCGCGAGAAGAGCCCGAAGTCCCCGTCGTTGTGCCCACGCTCAGTCTTTCAGCAATCGCCACTGAGCATGTCGAGCCCAAGGCAGAGCCTGAAGTCGTCTTACCGGCGCCTACCCTCAGCCTCTCAGCGCTATACTCTCACAACCTGGAACCTCAAGCAGAACCCGAGGTGTTGCCTCCCGCTCTCAGCCTGTCGTCCATCGTGGCCGAGGATGTCGAGCCTAAGGCCGAGCCCGAGATCATTCCGGAAGTACCGGCGCTCTCGTTCTCGTCTATTGCAGCTGAGAACATTGAGCCAAAGGCGGAGCCTGAGGTGATTGTGCCCGCTCCAGTACTCAGCCTCACATCGATTTCTTCCGAGAACATCGAGCCCAAGGCCGAGCCTGCGCCAGCTCTTACCATGTCTTCGATCTCATTCGCAAACATCGAACCTAtcgcagagcccgcggtgtTGCCACCATTGCCCCCAGCCCTCACCCTCTCTTCCATCTCATCGGAGAACATTGAGCCCAAGGCAGAGCCCGAGGTTCCAGCTCCTCCGCCCGCACTCCTCGCGTACTCGGCGATCTCATCTGAGCACGTCGAGCCTCGCGCTGCTCCTCAGCCTGTTCTGGACTTCTCATCGGTGTTATCTCAGCACGTAGAGCCCACCATTGCGCCAGAAACCGCGGCGCCCAAGCACAATTTCGGTTTCTCCACGATCGAGTCAATTGAGACGCAACCCATTTCGCCCAGAAGCCCGAAGCGGGATGCTTTTATTCTTCCCCGCGACATGGATTCGCCATTCGATGAGAAGGATGCGCCAAGGACGCCCTCCAAGAATGCTCTGATGAGCTCCGTCTTTGGTCGGGGAAAGAACAAGGCCTCCGACAGCCTTATTATTGCAGAGGACGATACTCGGCAATCGCCTAGCGACGAACGTCTGTCCGAGACTCCCGAGTCCCAACGGCCGTTCAAGGAGATTTCAACTAACGCCACCGGCCGCCCTGCACCCAAGGTCATCGTTCCCATGTCTGATTCAGGCGCCCAGACTTCCCTAACCGCTGATGCGATCGATGAGATGCTCCTCGCAAAGACCAAGGCCACGTCCGACAAGTCATTGTCGAGCTTCGGCACCCCGAGCACTCCTGGCACCGTTCGCATTCGCCGTCCTTCTCACGACAGCCTCAGCAGTTTCTCCACCGAGAACAAGATGGATACAGCATTCAGAAGGCCAGGAAGTGCCAACAGCAACCTCGCCCCTACTCAACCGCTACCTCCTCTCCCGCCCAACCACAAGGAAGCCATTGAGGCTGCGAGAACTGGATCGTCGCATAGTGCGGTTATGGGCCCTCCCTTGTGGCCTGCCTCTGCCATGAGAAACCAGCGACCACAGACTCCCAACGGCGCCGCCAGACCGCAGTCACCGCTGTCGATCTCGACATCAATGAAGGCAACTCCTGTTGCTCGCGGCACGCGCGCTGGTTCAGCGTACGGCACCGCTGAGGTTCACTCGCCGACTAAGTTGTCTACTATGAGCAGACACTCTTCGGTGTCGTCGTTTGTTTCTGAGATTGACCACCGTTTCAACCCTCAGGCTGAGCTGGCTGCCGCAACAGGCTTCGGTCCTAACACCGATCCCCGCATGATCCAGGCCATCACACAGACCATGATTGGCGAGTACCTCTGGAAGTACACCCGCAAGGCCGGCAGGGGAGAAATGTCCGACAACAGACACAGACGCTACTTTTGGGTTCACCCGTATACTCGGACTCTGTACTGGAGTGATCGCGACCCGGCCACTGCTGGTCGTTCTGAGCTCCGTGGCAAGAGCGTTCCCATCGAGGCCGTTCGTGTGGTCACCGACGACAACCCAATGCCACCCGGCCTACACCGCAAGAGTTTGATCGTCATTTCTCCCGGCAGAACGATCAAGTTTACCTGCACGACTGGCCAGCGCCATGAGACGTGGTTCAACGCCTTGTCGTATCTACTGCTTCGCACAACCGACGAGGGCCAGTCCGATGTCGAGGAGATGGCCGGCGCCATCACTCAGGCCGACGTAGACGAGTTCAACCCGCAATTTGGCCGTCGCACCAACTCCACGGCCCGTCCCAGGCCGCCTCCGTCTCTGTCATCATACAATTCACGGACAACTCGTAACCAGTCTCCGGCAGTCGACATGTCAATGAACGTGCCTACGCTTACCCCGAACAAGCACTCGATTGCTCAGGCTCAGAGACCCACCATGGCTGGTAGGATTAGTGGCTACTTTGGCACCTTCTCGAGTCTGAGGAGCCGCTCCGCTGCGGCCCCGACCCCAAGCATCTACGAGGCTAGCGAGGTGCACGACAGCGCCGAAGACCTCCGGGAGATTATTGAGAGACAAGATCGGGACGCCGACAGGCTCGAGAACGTGCGCGCCTGCTGTGATG GCAAGCACGATGTTGGTACTCTTCACCACCACCCTAAGAGGGGTCGGCCTTCTGGCGCCcattctcactctcactctcactcccAGTCTGGACCATCAACGTCTGCCACACCCATGAGCACC GATGCCCCGCCGTCCCGCAAGAGCCCAGGCCCCATTCTCCTTCCGGTTTCGAcctaa